In Haemorhous mexicanus isolate bHaeMex1 chromosome 6, bHaeMex1.pri, whole genome shotgun sequence, a single window of DNA contains:
- the AGBL2 gene encoding cytosolic carboxypeptidase 2: MEPARRSAAQGGEGARGGFRGEQILKPYDSFIRTHLRFYGYFRDEKTGGKETATSPGKPSGQHPKASTMGSTGPGWQQGPGHEPNPPRVVQTPQQGRVAPLMQPWRPPGEPQSPFSLPAPRWPVECEVIPETIEHIEWVPPKPEPFCPPMGPEQARYTLGEEQGTVVYYSSPALQGSCFTRARVGGAPGPLSSPAAPLEGPQDTTLLFESRFESGNLQKAVKVGPYEYVLMLRPDLYTAKHTHWFYFRVQNTRREPLYRFTIANMAKPKSLYGQGLRPLLYSQQDAQSRGIGWRRVGTDICYYRGSAGEPPMFRLSWTMRFPHDGDTCFFAACYPYTYSELQRYLRALLADPARSRYCTVRALCRSLAGNTVPLLTITGPGGMAGKRAVVASARVHPGESGGSWAMRGFLDFLLSPHEDAQLLRRLFIFKVVPMLNPDGVVVGNSRCSLAGRDPNRAYGKALPGSFPGVWHLRAMVQRVLAEREVVLYCDFHGHSRKNNVFVYGCDAGGDGTGTRLRQRVFPLMLSKNAPDKFSFSSCKYQVQKSKEGTGRVSMWRLGISHSYTLEVAFSGSTLGGRNSHFSVEDLESLGRLLCATLLDFCDPAPAKLQQCLVEADALLQRQMGHEPGSGGSWSNVSPSELESSTSGSDSSVSDGIPDDFHSPDQQMKPRRKKQLQRRRARNVLRRTNQSHTSIPAGTHRHPVLPGVQSGGDNVGEKPRASSSVTFSRAAGAGNGPCAIAGEVPGAGSGVAIPRAPEAGNSHSATMGRHQLDSGTSAVTHCKPPLSPSHRGATSDSSWDPAVGANLGPSRQQGGRRPRDRAHPLTVRAVASRCCACARQ, translated from the exons ATGGAGCCCGCAAGGCGCAgcgctgcccagggaggggagggagctcGGGGTGGGTTCAGGGGGGAACAGATCCTGAAGCCCTATGACAGCTTCATCCGCACCCACCTGCGCTTCTATGGCTACTTCCGAg ACGAGAAGACGGGCGGCAAAGAGACTGCCACGTCCCCGGGGAAACCCTCCGGGCAGCATCCCAAGGCATCCACCATGGGCAGCACCGGCCCTGGCTGGCAACAAGGTCCTGGGCACGAGCCAAACC CTCCCAGGGTGGTGCAGAcaccccagcagggcagagtaGCCCCCTTAATGCAGCCCTGGAGGCCTCCAGGAGAACCACAGTCTCCgttctccctccctgctccccgcTGGCCTGTGGAGTGTGAAGTCATCCCGGAGACGATTGAGCACATCG AGTGGGTCCCCCCCAAACCAGAGCCCTTCTGCCCACCCATGGGCCCGGAGCAGGCCCGGTACACCCTTGGTGAAGAGCAGGGCACTGTTGTCTACTACTCCAGCCCAG CGCTCCAAGGCTCCTGCTTTACCCGTGCTCGGGTTGGAGGAGCCCCGGGGCCACTCTCCTCACCAGCAGCCCCCTtggagggtccccaggacacCACGCTGCTCTTTGAGTCCCGTTTTGAGAGTGGGAACCTCCAGAAGGCCGTCAAGGT GGGTCCCTATGAATACGTGCTGATGCTGCGGCCAGACCTGTACACGGCCAAACACACCCACTGGTTCTACTTCCGTGTCCAAAACACACGGCGGGAGCCGCTCTACCGCTTCACCATCGCCAACATGGCCAAGCCCAAGAGCCTCTACGGCCAGGGCCTGCGGCCACTGCTCTACTCccagcaggatgcccagagcCGTGGCATAGGCTGGCGCCGGGTCGGGACCGACATCTGCTACTACCGTGGCAGTGCAGGGGAGCCGCCGATGTTCCGGCTCAGCTGGACCATGCGCTTCCCGCACGACGGCGACACGTGCTTCTTCGCCGCCTGCTACCCCTACACCTATTCGGAGCTGCAGCGCTACCTCCGCGCGCTGTTGGCCGACCCGGCGCGCTCACGGTACTGCACGGTGCGGGCACTGTGCCGCAGCCTGGCCGGCAACACCGTCCCCCTGCTGACCATCACTGGCCCAGGCGGCATGGCCGGCAAGCGGGCAGTGGTGGCGAGCGCCCGCGTGCACCCCGGCGAGAGCGGCGGCTCCTGGGCCATGCGGGGATTCCTCGATTTCCTTCTGAGCCCCCACGAGGACGCACAGCTCCTGCGCCGCCTCTTCATCTTCAAGGTGGTGCCGATGCTCAACCCTGATGGGGTGGTGGTGGGCAACTCCCGCTGTTCCCTGGCGGGACGGGATCCCAACAGGGCCTATGGGAAGGCGCTTCCCGGCTCCTTCCCCGGCGTGTGGCACCTGCGGGCCATGGTCCAGAG GGTGCTGGCGGAGCGGGAGGTGGTGCTGTACTGTGACTTCCACGGGCACAGCCGGAAGAACAACGTCTTCGTGTACGGCTGCGATGCCGGCGGCGACGGCACTGGGACACGACTGCGCCAGCGCGTGTTCCCCCTGATGCTGAGCAAAAACGCCCCCGACAAG ttctccttctccagctgcaagTACCAGGTGCAGAAGAGCAAAGAAGGGACAGGCCGGGTCTCCATGTGGCGCCTGGGCATCTCCCACAGCTACACCCTAGAGGTGGCCTTCAGTGGCTCCACGCTGG GTGGGAGAAACTCCCACTTTAGTGTGGAGGACCTCGAGTCACTGGGCCGtctcctctgtgccaccctgctcGACTTCTGTGACCCTGCACCTGCCAAG ctccagcagtgcctggtggAGGCGGATGCGCTGCTGCAGCGGCAGATGGGTCATGAGCCAGGCtctggaggcagctggagcaaTGTGTCTCCCTCAGAGCTTGAGTCCAG CACCAGTGGCTCTGACAGCTCCGTGTCTGACGGGATCCCAGATGACTTCCACAGCCCTGACCAACAG ATGAAGCCACGCAgaaagaagcagctgcagagacGGAGAGCAAGGAATGTCCTGCGCCGAACAAACCAGAGCCACACCAGCATCCCA GCTGGGACCCACAGGCATCCAGTTCTTCCTGGAGTCCAGAGTGGAGGTGACAATGTGGGAGAGAAGCCTAGAGCCAGTTCCAGTGTCACCTTTtccagggcagctggagcagggaatggcccCTGTGCCATCGCAGGAGAggtgcctggagctggctctGGAGTGGCCATTCCCAGGGCACCTGAAGCAGGGAACAGCCACAGCGCCACCATGGGAAGGCATCAGCTGGACAGTGGCACAAGCGCTGTGACACACTGCAAGCCACCACTGAGCCCCTCCCACCGTGGTGCCACCAGTGACTCTTCCTGGGATCCAGCCGTGGGAGCAAACCTGGGGCCATCCCGGCAGCAGGGCGGGCGCAggcccagggacagggcacatCCCCTCACTGTCCGTGCAGTGGCCTCACGCTGCTGCGCCTGTGCTCGGCAGTAA
- the MTCH2 gene encoding mitochondrial carrier homolog 2, which produces MADAASQVLLGSGLTVLSQPLMYVKVLVQVGYEPLPPTLGRNIFGRQVYQLPGLFSYAKHIVKVDGRAGLFKGLAPRLCSSAIGTVVHSKVLQWYQEAKQAEPGARRKESSLEQVLKETSQEMVARSAATLITHPFHVITLRCMVQFIGRETKYSGTLSAFATIYREEGILGFFAGLIPRLLGDILSLWLCNMLAYLINTYALENGVSTMTEMKSYSQAVTGFFASMLTYPFVLVSNLMAVNNCGLAGGLLPYAPTYSSWLDCWSQLHREGNMSRGNSLFLRKVPAGKRYVWEEQRFR; this is translated from the exons ATGGCGGACGCGGCTTcgcaggtgctgctgggctcGGGGCTCACCGTGCTCTCGCAGCCGCTCATGTACGTGAAGGTGCTGGTGCAG gtgggctACGAGCCGCTGCCGCCCACCCTGGGGAGGAACATCTTTGGCCGCCAGGTATACCAGCTGCCCGGCCTCTTCTCTTACG ccaaGCACATCGTAAAGGTGGACGGGAGAGCAGGACTCTTTAAAGGCCTCGCCCCCCGCCTCTGCTCCAGCGCCATCGGCACCGTGGTACACAGCAAAGTGCTTCAG TGGTACCAGGAGGCCAAGCAGGCTGAG cctggagccaggAGGAAGGAGTCCTCGCTGGAGCAGGTGCTCAAGGAG ACCTCCCAGGAGATGGTCGCCCGCTCTGCTGCCACCCTCATCACCCACCCCTTCCATG tgatcACCCTGCGCTGCATGGTGCAGTTCATCGGCCGGGAGACCAAGTACAG TGGGACACTAAGCGCCTTCGCCACAATCTACCGGGAAGAGGGAATCCTGGGATTCTTCGC CGGCCTCATCCCGCGGCTCCTCGGGGACATCCTCTCCCTGTGGCTGTGCAACATGCTGGCCTACCTCATCAACACGTACGCGCTGGAGAACGGG GTCTCCACCATGACTGAGATGAAGAGCTACTCCCAGGCGGTCACTGGG ttctttGCCAGCATGCTGACCTACCCCTTCGTCCTGGTCTCCAACCTGATGGCCGTGAACAACTGCGG gTTGGCTGGGGGACTCCTTCCCTATGCACCCACCTACTCCTCCTGGCTGGATTGCTGGAgccagctgcacagggag GGCAACATGAGCCGAGGGAACAGCCTGTTCTTGCGCAAGGTTCCAGCAGGGAAGCGATATGTGTGGGAGGAGCAGAGGTTCCGCTGA
- the NUDT8 gene encoding LOW QUALITY PROTEIN: mitochondrial coenzyme A diphosphatase NUDT8 (The sequence of the model RefSeq protein was modified relative to this genomic sequence to represent the inferred CDS: inserted 4 bases in 3 codons) yields the protein MRVSWEEGLAGHQHSVIYPGAFSQPQTPLRLFPQWKFPDKPRHLLTWRTSGAWELPEVGGVYAWKGLLDVWKGLLDAWKGLLDAWKGLLDAWKGLLDAWKGLLDAWKGLLDAWKGPCKACGGAEVSTARWARGLHSQGGVWSWEVGSHSWQGLSHTSKRDTLWEGSLHTWQGLLQVIQGWSRTCTAGRAGRLLQSWRVGGTPGRSCCTPGGGWSRTRTPGRDTAKVGHGSHTWGRLSRTQPNGCTPGSGCHTPGGGMAKLAGGFIPGRGRSAXGGGCRAPGTEGPRXGRARCGGRSRSLPASLLPRCXPPHAGAMAGPGGADGAGDAGDVLSGGSERRCRARLAAAGAGGAAAAAAAVLVPLCSVRGRPALLFTLRSRRLAGPHSGDVSFPGGRRDPADGDAVATALRETREELGVAVAATSVWGQLRTLPDRHGMTVAPVVANLGPLEALTLNPNPDEVEEVFTLPLAHLLREENQGYTHFRTASGYGYTLPVFLNGPHKVWGLTAIITELTLELLVPGRYRRKTRVPPQKAPA from the exons ATGAGGGTTTCCTGGGAAGAGGGGCTGGCTGGTCACCAGCATTCCGTGATTTATCCGGGAGCCTTTTCCCAACCCCAAACACCGCTGAGGCTGTTTCCACAATGGAAATTCCCTGATAAGCCCAGGCACCTGCTGACATGGAGGACCAGTGGCGCGTGGGAGCTGCCAGAAGTGGGGGGAGTGTATGCCTGGAAGGGGTTGTTGGACGTCTGGAAGGGGTTGTTGGACGCCTGGAAGGGGTTGTTGGATGCCTGGAAGGGGTTGTTGGACGCCTGGAAGGGGTTGTTGGATGCCTGGAAGGGGTTGTTGGATGCCTGGAAGGGGTTGTTGGATGCCTGGAAGGGTCCTTGCAAGGCCTGTGGGGGGGCAGAGGTGAGCACTGCACGCTGGGCCCGAGGTTTGCACAGCCAGGGGGgtgtgtggagctgggaggtggggtcacacagctggcaggggctgtCACACACCAGCAAGAGGGACACACTCTGGGAGGGGTCATTGCAcacctggcaggggctgctgcaggttATACAAGGCTGGAGCAGGACTTGCACAGCCGGCAGAGCCGGGAGGTTGTTGCAAAGCTGGAGGGTAGGTGGCACACCTGGCAGGAGTTGTTGCACACCTGgtgggggctggagcaggactcgcacacctggcagggacactgcgAAGGTGGGACATGGGTCACACACGTGGGGGCGGCTGTCGCGCACACAGCCGAACGGCTGCACGCCTGGGAGCGGCTGTCACACACCAGGCGGGGGCATGGCCAAGCTGGCAGGCGGTTTCATTCCCGGACGGGGCCGTTCCG CCGGAGGAGGCTGTCGCGCCCCCGGCACAGAGgggccgc cggggcgggctcGGTGCGGGGGGCGGAGCCGGTCCCTCCCTGCGTCCCTCCTCCCTCGCTG TCCGCCCCACGCCGGCGCCATGGCGGGCCCGGGCGGTGCCGACGGTGCCGGGGACGCCGGGGATGTGCTGAGCGGCGGCAGCGAGCGGCGGTGCCGGGCGCGgctggcggcggcgggcgcggggggcgcggcggcggcggcggccgcggtgCTGGTGCCGCTGTGCTCGGTGCGCGGCCGCCCCGCGCTGCTCTTCACgctccgctcccgccgcctGGCCGGCCCCCACAGCGGCGACGTCAG CTTCCCCGGTGGGCGGCGGGACCCGGCGGACGGGGACGCGGTGGCCACGGCTCTGCGGGAGACgcgggaggagctgggggtggcGGTGGCAGCCACCAGCGTCTGGGGACAGCTTCGGACGCTGCCCGACCGG CATGGAATGACCGTGGCACCTGTCGTGGCCAACCTGGGGCCGCTGGAGGCCTTGACACTGAACCCCAACCCAGATGAG GTAGAGGAGGTGTTCACCCTGCCCCTGGCTCACCTGCTCCGCGAGGAGAACCAGGGCTACACCCACTTCCGCACAGCCAGCGGCTACGGATACACCTTGCCCGTGTTCCTCAACGGCCCTCACAAGGTCTGGGGGCTCACGGCCATCATCACCGAGCtgaccctggagctgctggtgcctggcCGCTACCGCAGGAAGACCCGCGTGCCTCCCCAGAAAGCCCCAGCCTGA
- the NDUFV1 gene encoding NADH dehydrogenase [ubiquinone] flavoprotein 1, mitochondrial has translation MAGRQLLALRRLPAASFSTAPKKTQFGSLRDEDRIFTNLYGRHDWRLQGALRRGDWYKTKEILLKGVDWILGEIKTSGLRGRGGAGFPTGLKWSFMNKPPDGRPKYLVVNADEGEPGTCKDREIMRHDPHKLLEGCLVAGRAMGARAAYIYIRGEFYNEASNLQVAIREAYEAGLLGGDACGSGYAFDVFVVRGAGAYICGEETALIESIEGKQGKPRLKPPFPADVGVFGCPTTVANVETVSVAPTICRRGGAWFASFGRERNSGTKLFNISGHVNTPCTVEEEMSVPLKELIEKHAGGVRGGWDNLLAVIPGGSSTPLLPKSVCETVLMDFDSLVQAQSGLGTAAVIVMDKSTDIVKAIARLIEFYKHESCGQCTPCREGVDWMNKVMARFVRGDAQAAEIDALWEISKQIEGHTICALGDGAAWPVQGLIRHFRPELEERMRRYNEAKGRAASA, from the exons ATGGCcggcaggcagctgctggcgCTGCGGCGCCTCCCCGCCGCCTCCTTCTCG ACGGCACCCAAAAAGACGCAGTTCGGGTCTCTGCGGGATGAGGACCGGATCTTCACCAACCTCTACGGGCGGCACGACTGGCG GCTGCAGGGCGCGCTGCGCCGCGGCGACTGGTACAAGACGAAGGAGATCCTGCTCAAGGGCGTGGACTGGATCCTCGGCGAGATCAAGACCtcggggctgcggggccgcggcggcgcCGGGTTCCCCACCGGGCTCAAGTGGAGCTTCATGAACAAACCCCCGGACGGGAG ACCCAAGTACCTGGTGGTGAACGCGGACGAGGGCGAGCCGGGCACCTGCAAGGACCGGGAGATCATGCGGCACGACCCGCAcaagctgctggagggctgccTGGTGGCGGGGCGGGCCATGGGCGCCCGCGCCGCCTACATCTACATCCGCGGGGAGTTCTACAACGAGGCCTCCAACCTGCAG GTGGCCATCCGCGAGGCCTAcgaggctgggctgctgggcgGTGACGCCTGCGGGTCGGGATACGCCTTTGACGTGTTCGTGGTGCGCGGTGCCGGTGCCTACATCTGTGGGGAGGAGACGGCGCTCATCGAGTCCATCGAGGGCAAGCAGGGGAAGCCCCGCCTCAAGCCCCCCTTCCCTGCTGACGTGG GTGTGTTCGGCTGCCCCACCACAGTGGCCAACGTGGAGACGGTGTCAGTGGCCCCCACGATCTGCCGGCGCGGTGGCGCCTGGTTCGCCAGCTTCGGCCGGGAGCGGAATTCCGGCACCAAGCTCTTCAACATCTCGGGGCATGTCAACACGCCCTGCACGGTGGAGGAGGAGATGTCAGTGCCGCTGAAGGAGCTCATCGAGAAACACGCCG GAGGTGTCCGTGGGGGCTGGGACAACCTGCTGGCCGTCATCCCAGGCGGCTCCTCCACGCCGCTGCTGCCCAAGTCTGTGTGTGAGACCGTGCTGATGGACTTCGATTCCCTGGTGCAGGCGCAGAGCGGGCTGGGTACGGCCGCCGTCATTGTCATGGATAAATCG ACCGACATCGTCAAAGCCATCGCACGCCTGATCGAGTTCTACAAGCACgagagctgtgggcagtgcaCCCCATGCCGGGAAG GCGTGGACTGGATGAACAAGGTGATGGCGCGGTTTGTGCGGGGCGACGCGCAGGCCGCCGAGATCGACGCGCTCTGGGAGATCAGCAAGCAGATCGAGGGACACACTATCTGTGCCCTGGGCGACGGCGCGGCCTGGCCTGTGCAG GGCCTCATTCGCCACTTCCGCCCCGAGCTGGAGGAGAGGATGCGGCGCTACAACGAGGCCAAAGGCCGAGCGGCGTCGGCGTAA
- the CABP2 gene encoding calcium-binding protein 2 isoform X1 — translation MFFLFRGPQRRGAGSPAPPTCRGTHRRHGPGRRGARGSRPAPRLRGPGTAGAAGSQGRLSHSGASPVELQRAAEEPGPRPSPAFGQDGKPRSGAPGSGAGDPEDVLDAAQTPPMQGYSVLQGLVGPACIFLRQSIAITQRDRELRPEEIEELKQAFREFDKDHDGYISYKDLGECMRTMGYMPTEMELIELSQQITGGKVDFDDFVELMGPKMLAETADMIGIKELRDAFREFDTNGDGQISMAELREAMRKLLGQQLNYREVDEILKDVDLNGDGLVDFEGRSREGARSTPRDIWDVPGVFPPRQSLCG, via the exons ATGTTCTTCCTCTTCCGCGGGCCGCAGCGGCGCGGCGCTGGCAGCCCCGCACCCCCCACCTGCCGGGGCACCCACCGGCGCCACGGCCCCGGCCGGAGGGGGGCCCGCGGCTCACGCCCGGCCCCTCGGCTCAGGGGTCCCGGCACCGCCGGCGCTGCGGGGAGCCAGGGGAGATTAAGCCATAGTGGTGCATCCCCCGTGGAGCTTCAGCGGGCTGCCGAGGAGCCGGGGCCCCGGCCGTCCCCCGCTTTTGGGCAG GATGGGAAGCCACGCTCGGGCGCTCCAGGCTCCGGCGCAGGGGACCCTGAGGACGTGCTGGACGCGGCGCAGACCCCACCGATGCAGGGATACTcggtgctgcaggggctggtggGGCCGGCCTGCATCTTCCTGCGGCAGAGCATCGCCATCACCCAACGG GACCGGGAGCTGCGGCCCGAGGAGATCGAAG AGCTAAAGCAGGCGTTCCGGGAGTTCGACAAGGACCACGACGGCTACATCAGCTACAAGGACCTGGGCGAGTGCATGCGCACCATGGGCTACATGCCCACGGAGATGGAGCTCATCGAGCTGTCCCAGCAGATCA CTGGGGGCAAGGTGGATTTTGATGATTTCGTGGAGCTGATGGGCCCCAAGATGCTGGCGGAGACGGCAGATATGATTGGGATCAAGGAGCTGCGTGATGCCTTCCGTGAG TTTGACACCAATGGGGACGGACAGATCAGCATGGCAGAGCTGCGGGAGGCCATGCGCaagctcctggggcagcagctcaaCTATCGGGAGGTGGATGAGATCCTCAAGGACGTGGATCTCAATGGCGATGGCCTGGTGGACTTCGAAGgtaggagcagggaaggggccAGGAGCACTCCCAGGGACATCTGGGATGTTCCAGGTGTTTTTCCCCCCCGGCAGAGTTTGTGCGGATGA
- the CABP2 gene encoding calcium-binding protein 2 isoform X2, protein MFFLFRGPQRRGAGSPAPPTCRGTHRRHGPGRRGARGSRPAPRLRGPGTAGAAGSQGRLSHSGASPVELQRAAEEPGPRPSPAFGQDGKPRSGAPGSGAGDPEDVLDAAQTPPMQGYSVLQGLVGPACIFLRQSIAITQRDRELRPEEIEELKQAFREFDKDHDGYISYKDLGECMRTMGYMPTEMELIELSQQITGGKVDFDDFVELMGPKMLAETADMIGIKELRDAFREFDTNGDGQISMAELREAMRKLLGQQLNYREVDEILKDVDLNGDGLVDFEEFVRMMSR, encoded by the exons ATGTTCTTCCTCTTCCGCGGGCCGCAGCGGCGCGGCGCTGGCAGCCCCGCACCCCCCACCTGCCGGGGCACCCACCGGCGCCACGGCCCCGGCCGGAGGGGGGCCCGCGGCTCACGCCCGGCCCCTCGGCTCAGGGGTCCCGGCACCGCCGGCGCTGCGGGGAGCCAGGGGAGATTAAGCCATAGTGGTGCATCCCCCGTGGAGCTTCAGCGGGCTGCCGAGGAGCCGGGGCCCCGGCCGTCCCCCGCTTTTGGGCAG GATGGGAAGCCACGCTCGGGCGCTCCAGGCTCCGGCGCAGGGGACCCTGAGGACGTGCTGGACGCGGCGCAGACCCCACCGATGCAGGGATACTcggtgctgcaggggctggtggGGCCGGCCTGCATCTTCCTGCGGCAGAGCATCGCCATCACCCAACGG GACCGGGAGCTGCGGCCCGAGGAGATCGAAG AGCTAAAGCAGGCGTTCCGGGAGTTCGACAAGGACCACGACGGCTACATCAGCTACAAGGACCTGGGCGAGTGCATGCGCACCATGGGCTACATGCCCACGGAGATGGAGCTCATCGAGCTGTCCCAGCAGATCA CTGGGGGCAAGGTGGATTTTGATGATTTCGTGGAGCTGATGGGCCCCAAGATGCTGGCGGAGACGGCAGATATGATTGGGATCAAGGAGCTGCGTGATGCCTTCCGTGAG TTTGACACCAATGGGGACGGACAGATCAGCATGGCAGAGCTGCGGGAGGCCATGCGCaagctcctggggcagcagctcaaCTATCGGGAGGTGGATGAGATCCTCAAGGACGTGGATCTCAATGGCGATGGCCTGGTGGACTTCGAAG AGTTTGTGCGGATGATGTCACGCTGA
- the CABP2 gene encoding calcium-binding protein 2 isoform X3 gives MGNCTKTPERRLPKDGKPRSGAPGSGAGDPEDVLDAAQTPPMQGYSVLQGLVGPACIFLRQSIAITQRDRELRPEEIEELKQAFREFDKDHDGYISYKDLGECMRTMGYMPTEMELIELSQQITGGKVDFDDFVELMGPKMLAETADMIGIKELRDAFREFDTNGDGQISMAELREAMRKLLGQQLNYREVDEILKDVDLNGDGLVDFEGRSREGARSTPRDIWDVPGVFPPRQSLCG, from the exons atgggcaaCTGCACCAAGACCCCTGAGCGGCGGCTCCCCAAG GATGGGAAGCCACGCTCGGGCGCTCCAGGCTCCGGCGCAGGGGACCCTGAGGACGTGCTGGACGCGGCGCAGACCCCACCGATGCAGGGATACTcggtgctgcaggggctggtggGGCCGGCCTGCATCTTCCTGCGGCAGAGCATCGCCATCACCCAACGG GACCGGGAGCTGCGGCCCGAGGAGATCGAAG AGCTAAAGCAGGCGTTCCGGGAGTTCGACAAGGACCACGACGGCTACATCAGCTACAAGGACCTGGGCGAGTGCATGCGCACCATGGGCTACATGCCCACGGAGATGGAGCTCATCGAGCTGTCCCAGCAGATCA CTGGGGGCAAGGTGGATTTTGATGATTTCGTGGAGCTGATGGGCCCCAAGATGCTGGCGGAGACGGCAGATATGATTGGGATCAAGGAGCTGCGTGATGCCTTCCGTGAG TTTGACACCAATGGGGACGGACAGATCAGCATGGCAGAGCTGCGGGAGGCCATGCGCaagctcctggggcagcagctcaaCTATCGGGAGGTGGATGAGATCCTCAAGGACGTGGATCTCAATGGCGATGGCCTGGTGGACTTCGAAGgtaggagcagggaaggggccAGGAGCACTCCCAGGGACATCTGGGATGTTCCAGGTGTTTTTCCCCCCCGGCAGAGTTTGTGCGGATGA
- the CABP2 gene encoding calcium-binding protein 2 isoform X4, giving the protein MGNCTKTPERRLPKDGKPRSGAPGSGAGDPEDVLDAAQTPPMQGYSVLQGLVGPACIFLRQSIAITQRDRELRPEEIEELKQAFREFDKDHDGYISYKDLGECMRTMGYMPTEMELIELSQQITGGKVDFDDFVELMGPKMLAETADMIGIKELRDAFREFDTNGDGQISMAELREAMRKLLGQQLNYREVDEILKDVDLNGDGLVDFEEFVRMMSR; this is encoded by the exons atgggcaaCTGCACCAAGACCCCTGAGCGGCGGCTCCCCAAG GATGGGAAGCCACGCTCGGGCGCTCCAGGCTCCGGCGCAGGGGACCCTGAGGACGTGCTGGACGCGGCGCAGACCCCACCGATGCAGGGATACTcggtgctgcaggggctggtggGGCCGGCCTGCATCTTCCTGCGGCAGAGCATCGCCATCACCCAACGG GACCGGGAGCTGCGGCCCGAGGAGATCGAAG AGCTAAAGCAGGCGTTCCGGGAGTTCGACAAGGACCACGACGGCTACATCAGCTACAAGGACCTGGGCGAGTGCATGCGCACCATGGGCTACATGCCCACGGAGATGGAGCTCATCGAGCTGTCCCAGCAGATCA CTGGGGGCAAGGTGGATTTTGATGATTTCGTGGAGCTGATGGGCCCCAAGATGCTGGCGGAGACGGCAGATATGATTGGGATCAAGGAGCTGCGTGATGCCTTCCGTGAG TTTGACACCAATGGGGACGGACAGATCAGCATGGCAGAGCTGCGGGAGGCCATGCGCaagctcctggggcagcagctcaaCTATCGGGAGGTGGATGAGATCCTCAAGGACGTGGATCTCAATGGCGATGGCCTGGTGGACTTCGAAG AGTTTGTGCGGATGATGTCACGCTGA
- the CDK2AP2 gene encoding cyclin-dependent kinase 2-associated protein 2 isoform X2 has product MSYKPIAPAPATPGAASASPAPPGSGAPSAATSVPSPSGSVPGAAAPFRPLFNDFGPPSMGYVQAMKPPGAQGSQSTYTDLLSVIEEMGKEIRPTYAGSKSAMERLKRGIIHARALVRECLAETERNART; this is encoded by the exons ATGTCCTACAAGCCCATCGCTCCCGCCCCCGCTACCCCCGGAGCCGCCAGCGccagccccgccccgccggggtCCGGGGCACCGTCCGCCG CCACGAGTGTCCCGTCGCCCTCCGGTTCCGTCCCTGGCGCCGCCGCCCCTTTCCGGCCGCTCTTCAATGACTTCGGGCCGCCGTCCATGGGCTACGTGCAG GCCATGAAGCCCCCCGGGGCGCAGGGCTCGCAGAGCACCTACACCGACCTGCTCTCGGTCATCGAGGAGATGGGGAAGGAGATCCGGCCCACCTACGCCGGCAGCAAGAGCGCTATGGAGCGGCTGAAGCGGG GGATCATCCACGCCCGGGCGCTGGTCAGGGAGTGCCTGGCAGAGACAGAGCGAAACGCCCGCACGTAA
- the CDK2AP2 gene encoding cyclin-dependent kinase 2-associated protein 2 isoform X1, with amino-acid sequence MSYKPIAPAPATPGAASASPAPPGSGAPSAATSVPSPSGSVPGAAAPFRPLFNDFGPPSMGYVQAMKPPGAQGSQSTYTDLLSVIEEMGKEIRPTYAGSKSAMERLKRGVPVLLPAGIIHARALVRECLAETERNART; translated from the exons ATGTCCTACAAGCCCATCGCTCCCGCCCCCGCTACCCCCGGAGCCGCCAGCGccagccccgccccgccggggtCCGGGGCACCGTCCGCCG CCACGAGTGTCCCGTCGCCCTCCGGTTCCGTCCCTGGCGCCGCCGCCCCTTTCCGGCCGCTCTTCAATGACTTCGGGCCGCCGTCCATGGGCTACGTGCAG GCCATGAAGCCCCCCGGGGCGCAGGGCTCGCAGAGCACCTACACCGACCTGCTCTCGGTCATCGAGGAGATGGGGAAGGAGATCCGGCCCACCTACGCCGGCAGCAAGAGCGCTATGGAGCGGCTGAAGCGGG gtgtccctgtgcttCTCCCCGCAGGGATCATCCACGCCCGGGCGCTGGTCAGGGAGTGCCTGGCAGAGACAGAGCGAAACGCCCGCACGTAA